DNA sequence from the Candoia aspera isolate rCanAsp1 chromosome 10, rCanAsp1.hap2, whole genome shotgun sequence genome:
tagagtctcccaggttatttacccttaggtcagttagagtagctttagtctggcaagattctgtatggtgaaagcaataaagaactggagtttggattacactgactCGACATtcttcttgggctggccctgacaattgGACTCGATTACGTAAGTCATGGGGTTTGTATTGGGTCATCATGCACATGTTTTACCATGTAAGTACAGatggtcctcagttaatgaccactcattcagtgaccaagcttgtgacagcactgaatgagtggtacttatgactggtcctcaaagttccagctattgcaatttgcaaccttccctgccagcttaccacaagcacagtcaatggggaagccagcaggaagtcagaagtcgcggtcatgtgaggtccttgcttaacgacctgcgtggtcctcacttaatcacagcaatggggactgccgtAACCACCATTACTATGCAGCACAGTCACATGGTTCTTCAACTTATAACCGTGTTGCTTAATGACAGTGTTTCCTGTTCCAATTAGTggagttaagcaaggactacctgcatacagGAGATTACTGTTTGACAAGTCGTGGTGGGTTTTACTTTGTTGTTTTGCGAACCAAGACTCCTTTGAGTTGACCCCATCTCCTGATGCCTATATGAATACATCATGCCGTTTTCTCGGCAATGGTGTGCCAAGTGCAGAGtgtaaggaagataaccttgcTGGAAATACGCAGGAATCTTTACCTAAGCCAAAGGGacagaaacatttttaagtccagaactatGAGATGACATTTGGAAGTGACTCAGGCCGATGCCTCCCTAACTCATTGAAGTGAAAGAAGGCAGGGTACccccagacttgcaagattctgttgttatagccagtgTCAGTAAAGGTGATTTTAGTCTTCATACGGAGTTGATGCCCTGatctggtctacttagtggggctGACCAAGAGTATCTAGCCCTCCTGTATCCTGTTAGCTgttttttcaattgcctttgatttCTCCAACATCATGAGCACCAATGATTCTTGGTTTTGTATTATGTATTCACAACATCTAAGCTTTAGCTTAGACATTCgtgcttccaatgagcagtctgGGTTTACTTCATTCTTCCTGTAGCCCCAATAGAGTGTCAACATTTTTCTCCAGCACATTTCAGCCCAGTGTGTGGCAAAAGCCCAGCTTGAATGTCATGCAAACTGAGAAAACTGGGTTAACTGAAGAAACTGTGGTTCCATATTAGCCAGGGGTGTGTCAGTTAACCACAGCCATTTGAATGAACTCCTTACCTTACCTTCTTGGGGGAAATTAAATTTTTATTCTTCCTCTCTACTAAACTATGAACATTGACTTACCTCCACCATTTCATTGCCTACAATTTGCTGCTCGTGGGTGAATTTGTCCGACCTGGCTATTAATTTTCCATCAACGAGATTTACTGTGCACTGTAAAGCAATGAAACCATTACTGAACATGGATCGAACAGCAGGTAACATGTAAATGGCTAACAGCAACTAGGCTAATGCCACCAGAAGCTGCAAAGGTaataaatacaggcagtccttgcttaacaaccacaattgggcccagaatttcagttgctaagtgaagcagccattaagcaaatctgacccgattttacaatcttttttgtagtggtcattaagtgaattaccacAGGTGTTAagagaaccatgtggttgttaagtgaatcacacagttccccattgagtttgcttgccagaagcaggctgggaaggtagtaaatggcaatcacatgaccacaggatgctgtgatggtaataaaggtgaaccagttgccaagcacccaaattgtgatcacgtgactgtggggatgctgcaacggtcatacgTTGTCATTTTTTCcctagcaccatcataagtccgaaccatcactaaatgaatggttgttaagtgaggactatctgtattataaAAAGATCagtgtttgaaaaaaaaagaaaacaatgctgCAGTTACAACTTTGAGTTAATAAAATGCAGAGATGTTTTTCCATAGATCGCAGTAGAAAAGGTGTCCTACAGTCTATCCAGAAAAATCTTAACTAGTGTGGGCAGTTCCAGACCTGGAATATCCATAGCTAGCCTTAAGATTTTCAAGGCAaggagacatttttaaaaaaggaagatcaaCGATGCCTCTGCTTTTGTCTATTCTCACACATTTTTCTACAGTGGCTACACAGATGCCAGTCTAACTATGTAACAAGCCACGCAGCGGCTGATCGCCATTATCCCAGGGAATGCCAATTTTTGAAAAGTTCTCCATCTCTGTTCTCAATAAAATTACCAAGAGCTTCAGGATATTTAATTCATTGGCCAAAGGAAGCACCGGTTTTCTAAAATGAGTCAAAATACCATGTACTGGCCCTGTGCTGAGGCTAATTTTCTATTGCAAACAAATTGGTTTTAATTACTCAAGGAAAAAAGGGTAAAGGGTTAGGTTAGGTCTCCTTTCATGCAACTAAGATGCCTTGCTAACCATTCTTTAAGGACATGTCTTTATGATGtagccttcatctcatccccggCTCATtgcctaagtcagtgtttctcaactttggcaactttaagatgtgtggacttcaactcccagaatgtatTCTGCAGCTAACAACTTCTGGTCACTGActggaatggctggctggggaattctgggagttgaagtccacacatcttaaagttgccgaggttgagaaacactggcctaggtcATTGCTCTTTGCATTTAGCTAATCTGAAGTTCAAGTGGAGTTTTTCATTGTCTGATGCAAGAATTGCTGTATGCATGGATTGGCAGAGGTGCTGATGAGGTCAAGGGCCGGGAACTGCCCCACTCCTATTGGCTTCTTCAGCTGCAGGACACATGTCTACTTTTTTCAATCCTGCCACACACTGTCCAGTTTCCATCAAAGAAGCTTGGCTGGGGATTAGAATTGTGAGAAGGCACTTGTGGGTCTTCACCAACACTTTCCAGACAAAGTGCCAGTTCTGAAGATCTTGGCACCGAAGTGAAGAGATGGTCCCCAGATCAAAATGCAGATGCACCCGAATGATCAAACAACCAActcttgctgctgctgttcaCCTGTACtcaccttgacttttttcccATCCATGGTGgtcatttctgcttcttttcccaGCATGAATGTATTTGTGACAGATTTGTTGGGGGTTTTGGATGTGATGACAAAAGTATTCCCGGTCTGATGGATTTCAGTCATGGGCTTGACGTCTTTGGCAGTTTTAATGATGTCTTCTGACAGGGCTGAGGAAGATGGGAGAGAAGAAGGTGTATTTTGTCAAGCATCAGGCATTGAAATGCGTGGCCGTAAATGCAGACTAAAAAAAATGCTCTGTTGCATGAAACAAAGGGCTCAGGGAGTGAGGAAGGCACAGAGAACAATGGGGGCAAATGATTCAGGCTCCACTTATCAAGGCAGCTACATCCAAGTAGTGTTCCATATTTGAAGTGACCTGGCAGATCAAGGTTTTTCATTCAACAAAGACAAAATCTTCTGTAAATGTATAACCTCAAGAGTTTTTTTAGTATTTGGGGTTTCCTGACACACTCCTATTTATGTGGATTTCAGGGGCTAGCGGAATGGAGGAAAACAATCACATGAACACAGGATGCAGAGAGAAAGTAAGCGGGTCTATGCAGGGGCTCAGATGAAGATTGAGCCTTTTAGCATCTCAGAGTTTTAAAATGGtgctgtaaatcagtgtttcttaacctgggCAACTTCAAGACATGTAGAATTCAATTCCCAAAAGTCCCATTccacttaaccactagaccagtttGGCTCCCTGAGGGCTGTTtactaaacccaaatactcaggaGTGTCCTCAgggtggggtaaaaaaaaaaagtcaagtatgATCAGTCACAAATCtctagggtgtgtgtgtgtgttttgtgcaaCACacatgaaaacaggcaaagctttgGTTGCATTGTCTTGGCCTCCATTTCACATTTTTGACCACACCCAATGGATACTATTGCAAATACCCCAAACTGTAAGCATAATATCTTAGCCTTTTCACCCCAAGTTTAATAAACTGTATCTCATTCATATCCTTCCTACAGTAGGAGCTACGAGAACCTAGCTAAAGGTAAGGACCATTCCTCCCTCTCTGAGTAACTGCACTGTAGGACTGTCCTAAATGACTGGCTTGCTCCGAATTGCAGGCTGCTTAGCCTTCCAGCTGTCCTTTTACCCAGAGGACACTATGCTCAAGCAAGATGGGACCAGATCCCCCGTAAAAACTTCAGATTCTGCTTCAGAGTTCccatctgttttggaaaaagcCACCTGTAGCTTACCAATTGCTTTCAAGAACTCTTCATACTTCTCCTGGGTATAGACTTGCCACGTGCCATCAAACGCCATGGTGGCCACGCTACTGGGTGCTTCAGACTAGGAAAGGGCAGTGGGGCATCTCCTGGCAATGGCTGCATTTATACAGGAAGGAATCCTTCCCCTTGCCCAGATCTGAGCTGCCAACTCTCGAGCCCCAAACCATCAATCATTAATCTTCCTTTGTACTTTGTGAAAGTAGCCTCTCGTTCATCGTGCCAGAAAAAGCCTTGGCTGATTCCATAGAAGAGTATCATTTGCTAAATTCCTCTGCCAAGATTAGGGGTTTGGtcataagaaagaagaaaacctcTTATTTCTACTCCTGAATTTTATATTTGAAAACCACATCAgtccatttttatttctgagcAAGGCTTACCCATATTTCTCTCCCTGAAAAAATAGCTCATTGGCTTGTTCATCTTGTAAATAAGCTAATTAATGATTAATCACATTGGCTAAAGCCCATAGTATTACATTTATAAGGATTTGCTAATACCAATAGTTCAACACATACCGAGTGTAAAACACATGGACTGGTGAAATCTGGTTCCAACTGGATAAGATGTCAAAGGTCAGGTTAAATTAGATGGACCGTcattcccattttacagatgaaATGGGGACTAAGTGTCTTACTGGGTTCATTCATAATGCTGAACTGTGGTTTCCTTAAGcttgttttattgaataaaccacaatcaCAAACCTCATGCAACACACCTAGTTAGAAACCAAGAACAAACTAAACAATAATGTGGTTGGATGGGTTCTGATTAAgcatgcatgaacccagccatggtAGTTTTTAAAGCATTGCACCAAGTTTGAATATAGCAATTGTGGTTATTAAAGAAACCATGGCCAAATTCACTTAGtgtagcatgatgtgtgaacttaaCTAGTAGAGAAAAAAGGGTTAGCACCAAACAATATTTCCTGGTTGGAATTGTTTCACCCACCCTTCTCTTAAAGTAGCTGTGAAAACTACAGTTTTCCTATAgccacacaacacacttaaaatGAACACTTATCAACCTTCCAGCTGCATTCACATCCCATGTTAAGCTTAAATAGttttaaccttgttttatttttttccagcttaGAGTGTGGTTTGAACCCAACCCATCTGGTTGACTCCATGCATTGTGTAAGGCCAGAAAACTGATTAACTCACTAATGTGAAGCATGTTGTACAAGTAGTATATAAAGCTGAGAAGAATGATATATCCCATCACCCTCATTCCAGCTGCCTGACCTGGCTTTAAAGTCAGCTTCCTCCTCACTATGGGACAGCTGGCTCCATCAAACATCACCACCTAGTTGTCTGGGCCATGGGGCTCTATCCTCCAGCAGCTGGGATGAAGATCTCCTTCATCCATCCCAGGAACTACCACCTGGGCCTAAGGCCCAGCAGGTAGGGAAGTAGCATTTAACTCTTGCTCAGTTGCACCTTGATAGGaactataccacactggttctCAGTATTCTCCTGGTACTtgcatgggagaccaccagaaaatccaagggctgtaggccagactggtatgaaatggggaaaataaaTCCCAGAAGAGAGCAGTGCAACACTTTCATTTTGTTGCCATGGATGCTACATGGACATCTttggagttgagctcaactcacaGGAGACCCTACTTCTTTCAGGATGATGATGCAACTGTCCAATCTGAAATTATTGCTGGATTTGTGCAAGGTagaaggagagaaaggagaagcactgaacaccttgtacacCTGGCAGCTAATGCTTAAGCATCCGGGCTTACGGACAAATCATAGTGATGACTCATCAGACTAGACACAAATGTTGGGTAATTTTGGCAGGATCAATATGCAGCAACCTCATTTGACAGAGCGTTACTTAATTTGTACCTGGCCAGAGCTGACCCACTTCAACCAACTTTCTAGACGTCCATGATACCACTGTAAAATCAGCCGACATTCTgactttccatctttttctttgagAACATTGAGAAAGCAATGTAGCAATTAAGACCAAACTTTTCTTAGGCGTtgccaatttctttttaaaattacctttttacagaaattattttgtctacatATTTATAGTGTCAGACTACAGCACAgtatagttttgcctttaataattttatttaataatgagTTACAAAGAAATAGAATCGTAAACTTATAAGCACATGCTACATTATAGTTAGACTGAATTGTCAGGGTATTCTCTTTCCCAAAGGTTGGTAtgaggtctttaaaaaaaaaaattattattattagacacatcaaagaaaatactgtacaaaAGAATAACGCAGGGCCAATAGATAGCCTTGTCGGTTATAAATCTTCATGATTGCTGTGCTAGTTTGGGGAGATCCTACTGTGGATGCCACAAATGGTTAGGCTCATCATACATAGGATTGGGATTGTCTTGCTTTTGTGCTCCAATCTAGGTTACGGAGCAAGTTGGAAAAAAAGAGTCCTGGAAAATGGGTTGCTCTGACCTGTAAAGGGGAGCAAAGTTTAACTCTATCCCTGATAACAGCCTTAACCAGGACAGGATTAGCCATTCaattttttctccctttgcttCACCAAGTTGAATCCTTTTGAAAGAGCCCTGAACCTCCCTCCCCAGGTTTATTTGCACAAGGCTGCTGATTGGGGCTTTTGCCCTGGTTTAACTGCTCAAAATACGGCAAACCTACAAATGTGGGTTGTCATCTTGTTGTAATTTGCAGTTGGTTCTTCTAAGAGATGTCAGACAAACATCAAGATGCAGTTTGTGACTCTGCAGTTCCTTTTTTAGGGCATCGCAACACACTGAAAAAGGAAACCAGGCTTTGAATGCATGCTTGCagactccatcttgacttttttcattcCCACTCTGCCACCCTGTTCTTTTTGCTAGTGGCTCCTACTTTCTGGAATGCATCCACCCAGCTATTTGTGGGATGGTTATGTTACGTCTTctaggccaatgtttctcaaccttggcaactttaagaggtgtggacttcaacatggctggctgggaaattctggcagttggtccacatttcttaaagttgccaaggtcgagaaacactgctctaggcactTGCTGAAGGCCCATCTTTCTTCCAGATCTTCCCTGTCTGAGGGTAGAGAGAGACTTCATGTAATCCTACCTATCCCTTTCATTCTTCTATTTTATCTGATGCTTAATGTTGTTTTAGTAAAGTTAATTGTAAACCCTTCAAACAATTGTATGGGAAGCATTCTGGTAGAGGTCATGTCCTCTCCTGGGTAATCTATTGCCCTTCAAATGGGTTTAAAATCGGTATCTTAAGATTTGCTGAGCCAGAAAAAAATTcccaaaataaaatgtttacGTTTGTGTGAAAAATGTCATTTTGAAAGAGTGACAACTTAAAAGGAAAAGACAgtcattattcattttaaaatatatcacagGAATTTTTAAACGCGTAAGTTACATGAATCTAGCTATAAAGTGTATTTTATACATTCCTAAACCTAGACTATCTTCTCCTCTATCTTAGGAGAGTAAATCAGAGAGCTAATTCACAACTCTAACATGTGCCTATTTATGTGATTAAAAGGGTTAAATAGGTACAAGGGTCTGTCTGTCTTTGATTTTTGCCATCAACTTTGTTAACCCTGGCAAAGATTCAGAGAGCAGTCTTGTCCTTTTCCTTTGCACATCTCGAAGTCTGGGTTTGCAAACATACTAAACTAAGTTAAAATGGGGTTGACTGGTCTGAGGGCTTCAGGAGTTTTTTTAGCAGCAACCACACGAATATTAggttttggaaatattttaactGTCTAAAGATTTTAGAATCTGAGATGAACCTAACTATTGTGGTTTGTAAGTCATGATTTATGGTGGCTTCAGCACACCTTGGAAGCTTTGGGGTGACTTCCAGTGTTCTCCAAAAGTGATTACCAAGTTGTAACCATTCCTGTAAGTAAAGGGAATTAAATAGTAACTGGAAACTAATCATTTTAACTGCAGTATATTTAACTTTAATTCAATATTATCCTATGTGAAATAGAGCTTAATTTAACAGTTGACCTGGTCCCACCCACTGGATTTAAGAATGTGATCTCCACTCCAAAATATACAGTGCTTCTTTAGCATAGTGTGTGAACTGGACCACCATGTTGTACTCTGAATCAGTTTATTTGGGCAAAACCCGTTGTGCAAACACAATTTTGGCCTATTAACCCAGGTTTGTGGCTTATCGTGGGTGATTCCCTACTGGATTTTTCCTCAGTGGTAGCAAATATGGTGGCTTTAGCTGCAGCGGGGCACATGAAATGCCAGAGTTCAGTGGCTCTGAGCAGTTTTGCTCAATACCACTGTTTCTACCTGTCATCCTTTGTCCTGACCTTGGGAAGCTAAAATTTAAGCTAATCTCTTGAAAGAGCTGCTACATTCACTGAACAGGGGGAGGGAGGGCATCGACGCACAAACTTTTTCTCACAAAAACTCAGCGTCTTAGGAGCCTACTTGCATACAGCAGAAACAACCTGGAGTGTTTCATTGAAAAATGCAGGTGCCATTGCAGAATGCCATCATGATTTATTCTTGCTTTTTGGTAAGCTGCCCAGAGGCACAGTGTTCGGGTTGGGCGGCCATGTACGTTTCTTAAATAAATGCCATAACAATCATACTGTCCAAATCCAACTATTTATTTAGCATACGTAGAGCAGGTTAGCAAAGATACAGTAGTGCTAGGAAATAACTGAATTAAAGTCTGAAAAAATGTCTGTGAATATTTGCCGCCTCAAGCCACCCCAGCATGACTCCATTCACCCATCAtcctaagctatggtttgtttcaATTATATTCTGTTGAATAAGCTACAAGGGTTGGGTTTGCTCGTAATgctgagccataaaccatggtttgtaaatcacagttcctgggttcatgcaacactgAGATGGCAAGCAGCAACCACATaaatatttggttttggtttagaaTCTGAGATGAACCTAACTATTGTGGTTTGTAAGTCATGATTCATGGTGGCTTCAGCACACCTTGGAAGTCTTGGGGTGACTTCCAGTGTTCTCCAAAAGTGATTACCAAGTTGTAACCATTCCTGTAAGTAAAGGGAATTAAATAGTAACTGGAAACTAATCATTTTAACTGCAGTATATTTAACTTTAATTCAATATTATTCTATGTGAAATAGAGCCTAATTTAACGATTGACCTGGTCCCACCCACTGGATTTAAGAACGTGATCCTCACTCCAAAATATACGGTGTATCTGTTGAATAGCTTAGTACTATACAGTATGTGAGTCTTcccactgtggcttattcagcaaaatgGTGAAAACCACCtggcttagtgtaatgtatgAACTCGCCACTGGTTTGTTGAGCTAAAACCAGTAACAGTTATATCTTCCCTGGCCCTTGATTTTCTATATcaggcttgctggctggggaatcctgggagttgaagtgcacacattgtaaagttgctacggttgagaaaccctgttctatatGGATATGTATGTTTAAATGCACTGAAAAACACTGAGAAGTGGCCAAGAGACTTGATGCTAATCCTCTAATGGGGCTGGAGTTTGACTTCTCTCTCTGAATGTCGTAAGCCTATGATTCTGCTCAGAAAGCAGTGACAGTGTTGGGGGTAAGCGATGGGGAGGTGGATCTTTCCTTGCAATGAATAAGACCCATCCTCTTCTTTTGGATTATGTCCCGTGGGCCAGACAAAGCCCCTAGAACTGGATTTAGGCACCAAGACCCTGCTCAGATGGAGGGTGGTTAATCTTTCAGCTCCTTAGGCTCCTCCCCCTTCTTGTACACGCTGACCGTCACCCGGCCAGTTTCAGAGCCCCACTTGTTCTTGACATGGATGCTGAATTTCCCAGTGTCCTCACTGCTGACATTCTCAATGGTTATCGTGATCACGGTCCCCTTCACTTCCATCTTGTACCGATCTTTGAAGGTAATGACTTTCTCATTCTTGAACCAGGTGATTTCTGGGTAAGGATCTCCAGAGATGATGCAGGTCAAGCACAAAGTCTGTTCGATAAATATAGAAAGTATTCCTTGTAAGAGTTCAGGTTGGACCGTGAAAGGCAATGCAAACAGGCAGGGCAGATTTCCCCCGGGGATAGGTAGGATGGTGCCCATCGGTAGCAGTGTGTGAGCAGACACCTCCCTTTATGCCCTCTAAAGTAGGATCCCTGCCCCTcttgcccattgtcagggtgttCTGACCCCTAAAAGAGCACCCACAATTccctgaaattaaattaaaaacagacGTTTCTTTTAAAAGGTCTGCAATGCTACAAGATTGCCATTTCAGCATTCTTGCATGAATTTTCAGGGGTCTCACACAAGATCTTGTGGGAACCAGGGTGTGATTGCTGGAACACTGGAGATCTTGCAACTTAGGGGAGAACGGAAGAGGCACCTGGGCCATTGTCTGAGGTTGTGCAATGAATCTGGGGCCTGGAAGGATTGCACAAAGGCATACAGAAAGAGAGATGGAATGGCACAACATTTGCCTTATCAATTGCTAATATAAATGGCAATACAAGAGTCCCTTATATGATTCAGGGCTCCCACAGTAGTTATTCCCCACTAGCACAGCTGGAGAGAGTCCAAGACAATTCCATTACCTTGCTTTCCATGATGgttgcaacatctggaagaccccGAACCACTTTGGCACGGTCTACAGAGGGGGAACAGACATCGTGATTAGCTATTCAGTTTTGATCCCACTTTTTGGCAACAGGCAGTCTGGATTCACGCAACAGAGTTTGCCTGGTTGCTGTGACATTGCTTTAAAATGAACAAACTCTTACCTGTCACTTTGAATATATACAAGTTATTTTTATATTCGTGGAACTTTTCATTTAGAGGCTCCTTATTTTGCATTATGATGTTATAATTCAGGGCACCACGTTACTGTTTCAATTCTTTTGTTCCATTTCTGCACTGTGCTTATTTATAAGGATGTAATAATTACTTTTATTACTACTAATACTACAGAAATAAGGTATGTTCTGGGGCTATgaaatacactgaaccataaataaacaaacgacATGGTTTCACACAAGACAATAAACCTATGCAAGGTTAAAACAAACCTAGTTTAgcctgctgtgtgaatgcagatACTAGCTTTTAAGGGGATATTGACTGAAccggccattttttttttttaatttgtggcttcaagtcagtgtcgaccCCTAGCAACTGctgggacaagtccctgcagctttctggcaaggtttttggaagtggtttgccattgcctccttcctagggctgagaaagagtgactggcccaaggccacccagctggctttgtgcctaaggcgggactagaactcaccgtctcctggtttctagcctggtgccttaaccattataccaaactggctgtctgaaCCAGCCACTAAGGATACCTAAATAGTTTAGAGGTTAATCATGTTAATGCTGCTGAATGCCTTATGATGCTAAGGGCATGGTGTGGAGCTTACCTTGGAAGCAAGTGAATGTTGTTAAAAGTTTTTAAGCAGAACCTGTGAACAGTACAGTAGCTGCAGatctttttttgcagtggccaaGGACTGGATCTGTTCTATGACTGTTCA
Encoded proteins:
- the LOC134503371 gene encoding fatty acid-binding protein, liver, which codes for MAFDGTWQVYTQEKYEEFLKAIALSEDIIKTAKDVKPMTEIHQTGNTFVITSKTPNKSVTNTFMLGKEAEMTTMDGKKVKCTVNLVDGKLIARSDKFTHEQQIVGNEMVETISCSSATFTRRSKKI